The genomic window ACCCCTGAATGGTTAAACGTATCAGCATCCGAGACATGGCTAGGACAGGAGCATCAACAACCACCAACTTATGAAGCCTACTGAATCAAGCACCAGGGTACTTATCAATCTGTATAgcattacaaaaagaaaaaaaaaaacgaaaacgAAAACAAATGCCAGCTAACAACCAAAGAGGAAACAAATAAGACTAAAATGTCCAGGTCTGGCACAACAACGAAGTCCAATATTGTAAACATGAAAAAACTTCAAACGGTAATCCTCATCCTAGCATATGGAAAGTGAGTATCAAACAGGTATATTGATTTAGCATATCATACAAATTCCAATAAACAGTGCTAACTTATATCTACAATTGCTATCTTGCACAGAGTACACCACCAATTGTAACTGCCACACAGTAACAATCACCTCAATATTTTCAATTTACCATGACAGGCATGTTACAGATCCCCCATCTTTCTACTTGTCATGGAACCTTTAAATTTACAACACAGATGAACATACCAACAGACCACTAACTTCAGCTACCCAAACAACAGAGATAAATGGTGCTTCCCACATCAGCAATAACCTTTCCAAATGTACCGATCTTCATTCAGCACACTTCACACCTGAAAGATAAACCTGGGATCGTATAATGCTTTCCCGAATCATAAAACCTGGCATCACCATAAGCCCAACTTTAGGTCTTTGATCTTCCTCACCCAAAATAATGTTCTTCACCACACTTTCCATATAAACCTCCGAGAACTTGCTCCCATTTCTCACCTGAAAAACTTTAACTTTCGGATCAAAGGAATATGCCAACCTGTGCAACATCCATATTGACTTTGCCAACTTCAGAAATGCCTGGTAGAATGCTGTCCTAGGATGCCCACCACTCATTACATGGTTCCTCTGATCCAGATTACCGAAGAAAGATCCCTCCATTTTCGGGTGAACAACCATTAAATACTTGCTCCTGCAAAACTTTCCAAAAACTGAATCTGGGTTTTGGCTCAATATATCCAATGGATCCATGGCTCTTACCGCAAGAAACTGATGGAAGAAGCCCTCATTAGACGTAGAAAGACCACCTGCCTCAACAGAGAAACTCTTCTCGTGGAATCCACTGAACATTCTCTGGCAAATGTGTGACTCAAATGCATACTTTTTGTGTGCCCTTCTTGCATAAACAACCGCTGGTTCAACTGCATTGGCTGCTGCATCAAGGTCCCACCCTGCTGCTTTCATCATGTTAATCAAAGGCTTTGAGAAATCATGGATGGACTTGTATGCTGTATCTACAGCAGAAGAGAACAAGGTAGGGGTCAACTCAACAGAGAAGAAGTTATTTTCTTCTTCAGAGTCCTCACGTTCCTTGGAAAGCAAACCCCTCTGTTTGAGTTTCTTCTCAAGTTTCAGCTTTCTCTGAGTTGACTCCTGAATTTGTTGCTGAAATTGAACAATCTCAGAGTCTCTAGTCTGAATCTGGGACTCAAATTTTTTTACCATGACCTCATAAGTTTTTAATAGGCTTTGTTGCTCTTGTATTTCTGAAACTAGATGCGAATCTTTAGGTGTTGCTGATGTGATTTTGGGGTTTTTATCCCTATAGGAATGCTTGAGCTCGGACAACTTCATGATCTCCTCTATAACAAGCTTATCAGCAGCCTGAATCTTGTCTGGGTCATAGGGAGTATGAGCTTCCTGGAGTTGAATATATGCAGCTTTGAGAGAGGAAATGTTACTAAAAATCTTGGATATGAGAACCTCCATGGAGTCCTTATTCTGATTCACACTCTCATCCATTGGTTGAGGATAAACCTTCTGATTGTTGTTATCATGGTTCTGCATTTCCTTGGGCCCTGTTCGTAGCATAACTTCCTTTCCTGAAGGGGCAGCTGTTCCAGGTAATTTCTGCCAGGTGACCGACCAAATTTATCATGTATAATTTCtcataaataatttagaaaaaaggaTCTACAACACCAATTTTAGCACAATTGCATACGGAGCATTTATGAATTAACAGCACAATTAACAAGACACCTATAACGGAAATCAATGCAATCTTATGATCATATCAATTGATCTAACATGACAAGAATCATGTGTCATTACCAATCTTTCCAACACCGGATGGCGGTAAAAGTAAGTTTATGAAAACTTAATACTGCTTAAATTGTACACCTATGCAAATGCCAGTAATAGAGTAATGGACAGGCTGCATAAAACTGTGAGCAAAAAATATACCAAACGAATTGTAACACAGAGAACAGACtaaatagatataaaaaatataagatagatgatgtgtctgactaaAAATCATGAGCTCACCAAAATTCGTTCAGCTCAAAGATACAACACGTTCAAGAAGGCTCTATAAACTTGATTATCCATTCAACATTCCCCAGGAAAAGATAGCTCTACttcacaaaaatttaaagtacaatgtCATAAATGAAGTCTTTTGCCATTAACAGGGCCAGCCATTGTAATAGATCAAGACATCACCGATGACACAGTGTAGGGTGGCATACCTTGTCACTTTCCCTAAACTTGGAAAAACTTTAaatgaaaaaggaaacaaggcgagttttgaaatttaaaattacatCGTATCTAAGGCATGAAGTTTAAACACAAACTAATTGAAATAAAATCCCAAAACCAACATATGCAGATTCCTAAGTAAAAACCCACTAACATATGCAATGGTTAACTAATAGGTAGCTGGGCCTTTGAAAAGTGAACACCAAGGGGACATACTGTCTCAGGCAAATTAGCAAATACTGATATATGGTGCCACATCTTTGTCAGAACCATGACAGAAGGGCCTAAATCAGAGCTATATCCTACCACTCCAACAACTGGAATAGAAATTTTGGCAAATTAGAAGTGTACAACCTGTGGGAAAGGCAAAAGTCTGATAAGACACTTGAAATTTTCACTTAATTTTCCAATATACATCCTTATTCCTTAACTCCTTCACTGTTGATTTCTTCTATCTGTAATTAAATTTGCATGTATTCTCGAGCAA from Elaeis guineensis isolate ETL-2024a chromosome 4, EG11, whole genome shotgun sequence includes these protein-coding regions:
- the LOC105043269 gene encoding protein GRAVITROPIC IN THE LIGHT 1 isoform X2, coding for MLRTGPKEMQNHDNNNQKVYPQPMDESVNQNKDSMEVLISKIFSNISSLKAAYIQLQEAHTPYDPDKIQAADKLVIEEIMKLSELKHSYRDKNPKITSATPKDSHLVSEIQEQQSLLKTYEVMVKKFESQIQTRDSEIVQFQQQIQESTQRKLKLEKKLKQRGLLSKEREDSEEENNFFSVELTPTLFSSAVDTAYKSIHDFSKPLINMMKAAGWDLDAAANAVEPAVVYARRAHKKYAFESHICQRMFSGFHEKSFSVEAGGLSTSNEGFFHQFLAVRAMDPLDILSQNPDSVFGKFCRSKYLMVVHPKMEGSFFGNLDQRNHVMSGGHPRTAFYQAFLKLAKSIWMLHRLAYSFDPKVKVFQVRNGSKFSEVYMESVVKNIILGEEDQRPKVGLMVMPGFMIRESIIRSQVYLSGVKCAE
- the LOC105043269 gene encoding protein GRAVITROPIC IN THE LIGHT 1 isoform X1, producing MKLPGTAAPSGKEVMLRTGPKEMQNHDNNNQKVYPQPMDESVNQNKDSMEVLISKIFSNISSLKAAYIQLQEAHTPYDPDKIQAADKLVIEEIMKLSELKHSYRDKNPKITSATPKDSHLVSEIQEQQSLLKTYEVMVKKFESQIQTRDSEIVQFQQQIQESTQRKLKLEKKLKQRGLLSKEREDSEEENNFFSVELTPTLFSSAVDTAYKSIHDFSKPLINMMKAAGWDLDAAANAVEPAVVYARRAHKKYAFESHICQRMFSGFHEKSFSVEAGGLSTSNEGFFHQFLAVRAMDPLDILSQNPDSVFGKFCRSKYLMVVHPKMEGSFFGNLDQRNHVMSGGHPRTAFYQAFLKLAKSIWMLHRLAYSFDPKVKVFQVRNGSKFSEVYMESVVKNIILGEEDQRPKVGLMVMPGFMIRESIIRSQVYLSGVKCAE